A window of Hugenholtzia roseola DSM 9546 contains these coding sequences:
- a CDS encoding TonB-dependent receptor plug domain-containing protein yields MNFKIIIIALFSSLLLENQALRAQQTAGTTSQEWEATLDSLEKIEEVLQAVVITATRTEKQLAHVNLPMQVISKSQIQQMGSLRLHEILQEQTGLTLMHDHGSGIQIQGFAPDYTLILIDGEPLIGRTAGTLELSRLAVGNIKQIEIVKGPSSSLYGSEALAGVINIITEKAETTSADLALRYGTNQTIDISTNLALKKKKWHLSTFLNRYASQGYDFTPESYGQTVEPFENYTAQAQFGYDFNDKVKFNISTRFFTENQSSRFDLGTNESPFLVSGTGKVEDFNFLPSFQFRLGNKSKWQLRYYLSSYKATSNLVQNADNQLFEETFFTQTFARPELQGDYFFNDKHTLTLGLGRLDESVEATRYAEKQRFYAHYGYLQYDFTPNEKFNILIGSRIDAHSVYGNQLSPKLSFGYQILPRLWLKTSLGRGFKAPDFRQLYLNFNNAVAGYSVYGSEEIANYIQEMGNQIADVFINFEQMGVLKAERSMAYNVGFQLDMLKDKIKIETNFFRNDIQDLIETQVVARTQNGQNIFSYLNKNSVLTQGVELNLSYKATPTLSFSAGYQYLQTADKDVLAQIRKGELFARDPETLQTRRLTRASYGGLFNRSKHLLNLKVFYQNPKNGLFANLRCLYRGRYGFADRNGNLVLDAANEYIAGYTTWQAALGKNFFRKKKANIEPKKQWGQLQIGGENLLNFTNQTYIPSLAGRLLYIRTTFFF; encoded by the coding sequence ATGAATTTTAAAATAATAATAATTGCCCTATTCAGCTCTTTACTGCTTGAAAATCAAGCACTTAGGGCGCAACAAACGGCAGGCACTACCTCGCAAGAATGGGAGGCAACGCTTGATTCGTTGGAAAAAATAGAAGAAGTGCTGCAAGCCGTCGTCATTACGGCTACGCGCACCGAAAAACAACTTGCCCATGTCAATCTTCCCATGCAGGTAATTTCCAAAAGCCAAATTCAACAGATGGGCAGCCTGCGCCTGCACGAAATTTTGCAGGAGCAAACAGGGCTAACCCTGATGCATGACCATGGCAGCGGCATACAAATTCAAGGTTTTGCCCCCGATTATACCCTGATTTTGATAGACGGCGAGCCACTTATTGGCAGAACGGCAGGCACGCTCGAACTTTCGCGCTTGGCAGTGGGCAATATCAAGCAAATTGAAATCGTGAAAGGACCCAGTTCAAGCCTTTATGGTTCGGAAGCGTTGGCAGGCGTTATCAATATCATTACCGAAAAGGCAGAAACCACTTCTGCCGACCTTGCTTTGCGATATGGTACAAATCAAACTATTGATATTAGTACAAATTTAGCTTTAAAGAAGAAAAAATGGCATCTCTCTACCTTTCTCAATCGATACGCCTCGCAGGGCTATGATTTTACGCCTGAAAGTTATGGACAGACAGTAGAGCCTTTTGAGAATTACACCGCACAGGCACAATTTGGATATGATTTCAATGACAAAGTAAAATTTAATATTTCAACAAGATTTTTTACAGAAAATCAAAGCAGTCGTTTTGATTTAGGCACAAATGAAAGTCCTTTCCTTGTATCAGGCACTGGAAAAGTTGAGGATTTTAATTTTTTACCTTCTTTTCAATTTCGCTTGGGAAACAAATCAAAATGGCAACTTCGTTATTACCTTTCCTCCTACAAAGCTACTTCTAACTTGGTACAAAATGCTGATAATCAGCTATTTGAAGAAACATTTTTCACCCAAACTTTTGCACGTCCCGAACTGCAAGGCGATTATTTCTTCAACGACAAGCACACACTTACACTCGGTTTGGGCAGGCTTGACGAAAGTGTTGAGGCGACACGCTACGCTGAAAAGCAGCGTTTTTACGCCCATTACGGCTATCTGCAATATGATTTTACGCCAAATGAAAAATTCAATATTTTAATCGGTTCACGAATAGATGCGCACTCTGTTTATGGAAACCAATTAAGTCCTAAACTTTCTTTTGGTTATCAAATTTTGCCTCGCCTTTGGTTAAAGACCTCCTTAGGGCGCGGTTTTAAAGCACCAGATTTTAGACAATTATACCTAAATTTCAACAATGCCGTTGCAGGTTATTCGGTTTATGGCTCGGAAGAAATTGCAAATTACATTCAAGAAATGGGTAACCAAATTGCAGATGTTTTTATCAATTTTGAGCAAATGGGCGTTTTGAAGGCAGAACGTTCTATGGCATACAACGTTGGTTTCCAGCTCGATATGCTCAAAGATAAAATCAAAATAGAAACCAATTTTTTCCGCAACGATATTCAAGACCTCATAGAAACGCAGGTAGTGGCACGCACTCAAAATGGGCAAAACATTTTTTCCTACCTCAATAAAAACAGCGTTCTGACGCAAGGGGTAGAATTAAATCTTTCCTATAAGGCTACCCCAACACTCTCATTTTCAGCAGGTTATCAATATCTTCAAACCGCAGATAAGGACGTTTTGGCGCAGATTCGAAAGGGCGAACTCTTTGCACGCGACCCCGAAACCTTGCAGACACGTCGCCTCACGCGAGCATCTTATGGTGGTTTATTTAATAGAAGCAAGCATCTATTAAACTTAAAAGTATTTTATCAAAATCCTAAAAATGGACTTTTTGCCAACTTGCGTTGTCTTTATCGCGGACGTTATGGCTTTGCCGACCGCAATGGAAATCTGGTCTTAGATGCTGCCAATGAGTACATTGCAGGCTATACTACTTGGCAGGCTGCACTTGGTAAAAACTTTTTTAGAAAGAAAAAAGCAAATATTGAACCTAAAAAACAATGGGGACAGCTACAAATTGGGGGTGAAAACCTCCTGAATTTCACAAATCAAACTTACATTCCCTCCTTAGCAGGACGCTTGCTTTACATTCGCACCACTTTCTTTTTCTAA
- a CDS encoding DUF6607 family protein, whose protein sequence is MQCQSEGGARWEFGNFAYLLDFQATILFFIISLLNFLSQNIKLMKKQNFLSLFLFVLLLASSFSLFAQKNNRPQEKQAADAKAIKSMCGCYEVEFAFGETFAPDSNYQFKPNYLSGGLEWVELVEDKAGKIVLQHLLIVNDTVIIKHWRQDWLFENTNFYDFEKDNTWRFRKTKPEAVKGQWTQRVFQVDDSPRYEGSATWVHVDGRSYWENTTDSPLPRREFTKRDDYNVLKRRNRHEITAYGWLHEQDNEKILRQTSNLKSNYQDTWIASEKGLNPYRRVESSRCEAAQKWWAENQAFWAAVRQEWTRILEMENDLVLHKSVEEKPLFMHIFPLKDTKEIRPTIEKFFKKEN, encoded by the coding sequence TTGCAGTGTCAAAGCGAAGGCGGAGCAAGATGGGAGTTTGGCAATTTTGCTTACTTACTTGATTTTCAAGCTACTATCCTTTTCTTTATTATTTCGCTTTTAAATTTTCTATCTCAAAATATCAAACTCATGAAAAAACAAAACTTTCTCTCTCTTTTCCTTTTTGTGCTTTTATTGGCATCTTCATTTTCCCTTTTTGCACAAAAAAATAACCGCCCACAAGAAAAGCAGGCGGCAGATGCAAAAGCCATTAAAAGCATGTGTGGCTGTTATGAAGTAGAGTTTGCGTTTGGTGAAACTTTCGCACCTGATAGCAACTATCAATTCAAACCCAATTATCTTTCAGGTGGCTTGGAATGGGTTGAATTAGTAGAAGATAAAGCAGGAAAAATTGTACTTCAACATCTTCTTATCGTAAATGATACTGTAATTATTAAACATTGGCGACAGGATTGGCTTTTTGAAAATACAAATTTTTATGATTTTGAAAAAGATAATACTTGGCGTTTTAGAAAAACAAAACCCGAAGCAGTAAAGGGACAATGGACGCAGCGCGTTTTTCAGGTAGATGACAGTCCGCGCTATGAGGGTTCTGCTACTTGGGTGCATGTAGATGGGCGAAGCTATTGGGAAAATACAACCGATAGCCCTTTGCCTCGTCGTGAATTTACAAAACGCGATGACTATAATGTTTTGAAGCGTCGTAACCGCCATGAAATTACGGCTTATGGCTGGCTTCATGAACAAGATAATGAAAAAATATTGCGTCAGACTTCTAATCTAAAATCAAATTATCAAGATACTTGGATTGCCAGCGAAAAAGGATTGAATCCGTACCGCAGGGTAGAAAGTAGCCGCTGTGAGGCAGCGCAAAAATGGTGGGCAGAAAATCAAGCGTTTTGGGCAGCAGTGCGTCAGGAATGGACGCGCATTTTGGAAATGGAAAATGATTTGGTGCTGCACAAAAGCGTAGAGGAAAAACCTCTTTTTATGCACATCTTTCCTTTGAAAGATACTAAGGAAATTCGTCCTACAATAGAAAAGTTTTTCAAGAAAGAAAACTAA
- a CDS encoding tetratricopeptide repeat protein, with product MKQPQIRLFYLACWGFLMAFPFSFLQAQGEKGAGLNEYYAAEQFRKQLAFPQAMAAYDKAIAKEPNNVDYYQSRCACIYEGKKYKESVECFDELLKKFPDHIAAYEMKFAIYSKIGNIESAVKALEDAYSKTNDEQLDERFTYQFRIIDLLFRKGKISEAGKHIKTAHELLPGMPQVMYFDARYENTMGNYKKAVAILEEMIQGNGEEVGEGFDKDYFELGYAYHMLGEYQKSNEAFAKITKGSPYEKRIQEFTPENYVQVADAYFKIYDFALMQELLGKALGMREGFPPAVDLNSKLDLIKGNDSTIAKLNFRLEMDKKAKDGKLEGSATEQRKFMLPPAEQLKIYKSLSKLYMEIGNYDDALEYTNRYLAMNPRDALVNFYNGICLHKTGQTAEAESLFQGIGNMPSLDRGARAMAFFALGVFQNETAQYQLAAKNLQKAAILNPAFRPAVNYEKVRQQRKNPDAGIDTDSEDMPE from the coding sequence ATGAAACAACCACAAATACGCTTGTTCTATTTGGCTTGTTGGGGCTTTCTAATGGCGTTCCCCTTCTCATTTTTACAAGCCCAAGGAGAAAAGGGCGCAGGTTTAAATGAATATTACGCTGCCGAGCAGTTTCGCAAGCAGCTTGCTTTTCCACAGGCGATGGCGGCTTACGACAAGGCGATTGCCAAAGAACCCAACAACGTAGATTATTACCAATCGCGCTGTGCCTGTATTTACGAGGGCAAAAAGTATAAGGAATCGGTAGAATGTTTTGATGAATTGCTCAAAAAGTTTCCCGACCATATTGCTGCCTATGAGATGAAGTTTGCGATTTATTCTAAAATCGGCAACATCGAAAGTGCCGTAAAAGCCTTAGAAGATGCCTATTCCAAGACCAATGATGAGCAGTTAGATGAGCGTTTTACCTACCAATTTCGCATCATAGACTTGCTTTTTAGAAAAGGCAAAATATCGGAAGCAGGCAAGCACATCAAGACGGCGCACGAACTGCTACCGGGCATGCCGCAAGTGATGTATTTTGATGCGCGATACGAAAATACGATGGGCAACTACAAAAAAGCCGTTGCCATTCTGGAAGAGATGATACAAGGAAATGGCGAGGAAGTGGGCGAAGGATTCGACAAAGACTACTTCGAGTTGGGTTATGCCTACCACATGCTTGGTGAGTATCAGAAATCTAACGAGGCGTTTGCCAAAATTACCAAAGGCAGCCCTTACGAAAAGCGTATTCAAGAATTTACGCCCGAAAATTACGTGCAAGTGGCAGATGCTTATTTCAAAATTTATGATTTTGCCCTGATGCAAGAACTTTTGGGAAAAGCCTTAGGCATGCGAGAAGGATTCCCACCTGCGGTAGATTTGAATTCGAAATTAGACCTCATCAAAGGCAACGACTCTACCATTGCCAAGCTCAATTTTCGTTTGGAAATGGATAAAAAAGCCAAAGATGGAAAGTTGGAAGGTTCGGCTACCGAGCAGCGCAAGTTTATGTTGCCTCCTGCCGAGCAGCTCAAAATTTACAAGAGCCTATCAAAACTCTACATGGAAATCGGCAACTATGATGATGCCCTCGAATACACCAATCGCTATTTAGCCATGAACCCACGCGATGCCTTAGTCAATTTTTACAATGGCATCTGCCTGCACAAAACAGGGCAGACTGCCGAGGCAGAGTCCCTCTTTCAAGGTATTGGCAATATGCCCTCGCTCGATAGGGGCGCACGTGCTATGGCGTTCTTTGCCTTAGGCGTTTTCCAAAATGAAACTGCACAGTATCAGTTGGCGGCAAAAAATCTGCAAAAAGCGGCTATTCTAAATCCTGCCTTTCGCCCTGCCGTTAATTACGAAAAAGTCCGTCAGCAGCGCAAAAATCCCGATGCAGGCATCGACACAGATTCAGAAGATATGCCCGAATAA
- a CDS encoding HmuY family protein, producing the protein MQKSNISFAFLFILFSMIVLSFSACQDKEDESPAPVLATQTVKNLAADATQPRTGKFTLYNLKENKIISNTDSASTQWDIGFNGTTLIVNGGATRVGKGGAYLHTGLFEDLSEVPTTATFKGDNAPADLAIPIGSGNGWYNYNPQSNTITPIAGRVIVLKTGEGNYAKLEILSYYKDAPANPTATDAARYYTFRYVLQSNGSTNF; encoded by the coding sequence ATGCAAAAATCAAACATCTCTTTCGCCTTTTTATTTATTTTGTTTTCTATGATTGTACTTTCTTTTTCTGCTTGTCAGGATAAAGAAGACGAAAGTCCCGCACCTGTTTTAGCAACACAGACGGTAAAAAACCTCGCCGCTGATGCCACACAGCCGCGCACAGGCAAATTTACGCTCTACAATTTAAAAGAAAATAAAATCATTTCTAACACTGATAGTGCCTCTACCCAATGGGACATAGGATTTAACGGCACTACCCTTATCGTCAATGGGGGGGCTACGCGCGTAGGCAAAGGGGGCGCGTACCTTCACACAGGATTATTCGAGGATTTGAGCGAAGTGCCTACCACAGCCACTTTCAAAGGGGACAACGCACCTGCGGATTTGGCGATTCCAATTGGTTCAGGAAATGGTTGGTATAATTACAATCCCCAGTCGAATACCATCACACCCATTGCAGGGCGGGTAATTGTTTTGAAAACGGGCGAGGGAAATTATGCAAAATTGGAAATTTTGAGCTACTACAAAGACGCGCCTGCGAATCCAACGGCTACTGATGCAGCCCGTTATTACACCTTCCGTTATGTTTTGCAATCAAACGGCAGCACAAATTTTTAG
- a CDS encoding DoxX family protein: MQNEKILKQVQKIGYVALTLFVGVFMLYGGYQKFAKPIPAPTQMIAQVEKEGAAKMTADIETLKIRNYIFGMKQTNYFWQFLGICELLFGVLLLSQYMRFLAAVLLMPITVHIFLFHLFLEPNDWAELLQTGALLLANALLIAKEYPRWKHLVWLKNI, encoded by the coding sequence ATGCAGAACGAAAAAATCTTAAAACAAGTCCAAAAAATAGGTTATGTAGCCCTTACTCTTTTTGTAGGAGTTTTTATGCTATATGGCGGCTATCAAAAGTTTGCCAAGCCCATTCCTGCTCCTACCCAAATGATAGCACAAGTAGAGAAAGAAGGGGCGGCAAAAATGACCGCTGATATAGAAACGCTAAAAATCAGAAATTATATTTTTGGCATGAAACAAACAAATTACTTTTGGCAATTTTTAGGTATTTGCGAACTACTTTTCGGAGTCTTGCTATTGAGCCAATATATGCGTTTTCTGGCGGCTGTTCTACTGATGCCAATTACGGTACATATTTTCTTATTTCATTTGTTTTTAGAACCAAATGATTGGGCAGAACTCTTGCAGACGGGTGCTTTGCTTTTGGCAAATGCGCTACTTATCGCAAAAGAATATCCAAGATGGAAACATTTAGTTTGGCTAAAAAATATTTAA
- a CDS encoding SixA phosphatase family protein produces the protein MTSKTLVLIRHAKSSWKDSTLADFDRPLNKRGKQDAPMMGEILASKELRPEAFYLSPAKRSKKTAEKIAEKIAFPQHLLKIEDQLYFGGSEKIVQWIKKLNNHLHTIFIVSHNPDLNDLAAYFLGSDFFNRQIQNLPTASLLALQIPVESWHQIERGKANPLFYEYPKKYKSNLIKD, from the coding sequence ATGACTTCTAAAACGCTTGTTTTGATACGGCACGCCAAATCTTCTTGGAAAGATAGCACTTTAGCCGACTTCGACCGTCCGCTCAATAAGCGTGGCAAGCAAGATGCCCCCATGATGGGTGAAATTTTAGCCTCCAAAGAGCTTCGCCCAGAGGCTTTTTACCTTAGCCCTGCTAAAAGAAGCAAAAAAACTGCTGAAAAAATTGCCGAAAAAATTGCATTCCCGCAGCATCTTTTAAAGATAGAAGACCAACTTTATTTTGGTGGAAGTGAAAAAATCGTACAATGGATAAAAAAACTTAACAATCATTTGCATACTATTTTTATCGTTAGCCACAATCCCGACTTAAACGACTTAGCTGCCTATTTTTTAGGGTCTGATTTTTTCAACCGCCAAATACAAAACTTGCCCACTGCCAGTTTGTTGGCACTGCAAATACCCGTAGAAAGTTGGCATCAAATTGAACGAGGAAAAGCCAATCCGCTTTTTTATGAATATCCAAAAAAATACAAATCTAATTTGATAAAAGACTAA
- a CDS encoding AAA family ATPase produces MIQKIEIKNFKSIQNISFEAKKINVLIGEPNSGKSNILEALGLFASSHVRNLKDYVRFKKAEQLFYDNEVEQDIEIRATAAQKEYKCAIRFENGIFKGQGWNQDELVFEFKLNYAGEYDRQMQNIEQHLPFRYYRFKTMENYSNEYSEYLLPPFGKNLFTLLFTNKKLRQEVSKLILEKGYHLSLNSQEREFHIIKNIDNILYTYSYDSLSDTLQRMIFYQTAIGSNHQAAILLEEPEAYMFPFYTKNLAERIAKDADNQYFIITHNPYFLNALVKYAAPQDLQLLLTSMEAYQTQVRPIAVEEVGISLDFDKDIFLNLEAFKKAPTPTTRKTKSATATKSSKK; encoded by the coding sequence ATGATACAAAAAATAGAAATCAAAAACTTCAAATCTATACAAAATATTAGTTTTGAAGCCAAAAAAATCAATGTCCTGATAGGAGAGCCTAATTCAGGCAAGTCGAATATCCTCGAAGCCTTAGGGCTTTTCGCCAGCAGCCATGTGCGAAATTTGAAGGATTATGTGCGCTTTAAAAAAGCGGAACAACTTTTTTATGACAACGAAGTGGAGCAAGATATAGAAATTCGCGCCACCGCCGCACAGAAAGAATACAAATGCGCGATACGGTTTGAAAACGGCATCTTTAAAGGGCAAGGTTGGAATCAAGATGAATTAGTCTTTGAGTTCAAACTCAATTATGCAGGCGAATATGATAGACAAATGCAAAACATAGAACAGCATTTGCCTTTTCGCTACTATCGCTTCAAAACAATGGAAAATTATTCTAACGAATATTCCGAATATTTGCTACCACCTTTTGGTAAAAACTTATTTACACTTCTTTTCACAAATAAAAAACTAAGACAAGAGGTTTCTAAGCTCATCTTGGAAAAAGGTTATCACTTGTCATTAAATAGTCAGGAAAGGGAGTTTCATATCATCAAAAATATAGATAATATTTTATATACTTATTCATACGACAGCCTTTCTGATACACTTCAACGCATGATTTTTTACCAGACGGCAATCGGCTCGAATCATCAAGCGGCTATTTTATTGGAAGAACCCGAAGCCTATATGTTTCCTTTTTATACCAAAAATTTAGCCGAACGAATTGCCAAAGATGCTGATAATCAGTATTTTATCATCACACACAACCCCTATTTTCTCAATGCCTTGGTAAAATATGCTGCCCCGCAAGACCTACAACTGCTGCTTACTTCTATGGAAGCCTACCAAACGCAGGTTCGCCCCATAGCGGTAGAAGAAGTAGGCATTTCTTTGGATTTTGATAAAGATATTTTCCTAAATTTAGAGGCTTTTAAAAAAGCACCAACGCCAACCACGCGCAAAACCAAGTCCGCTACTGCTACTAAAAGTTCAAAAAAATAG